Part of the Mangifera indica cultivar Alphonso chromosome 4, CATAS_Mindica_2.1, whole genome shotgun sequence genome, CTGTTGCGCCCACCAAATCGATCACCATTTCTGTCAGGACCATAACGACCACCGCTGCTGCCATGTTTATCATCCCTACCACCATACCTACCCCCTTTCACCCCTTCATTAGGGCACTCCCTGGCAAAATGCCCAGGCTTGCCACACTTAAAACACTCTCCACCATTAGATCCACGCCCACCGCTATAGTCACGGTTATGGTCACGATCACGCCCACGGTCACGACTATGGTAATGATCACCATCGTGATCCTTTAGTGAACCTTGTGGTTGAGCTTTATCCACAGTTATAGTTCTCCCATCCAAATCAATTCCATTCATTGCTTCAATAGCATCTTCCATTGCTTTTTTCTCATCAAAAGTGACAAACCCAAATCCACGAGAACGACCTGAGAACTTGTCGACAACAACCTTAAGAGAAACAAATATTCTTGTTAAATCATATTATTACCATCAGAAAAAAGTATAAAGCacaaaggaaaaacatgaaTTTTTAACAACagaattcaataaaacaatttaatgcTTCATTGgaaatttatatattcttcAAAAGATGAGTTTTGCATACAAAGCCCATTTCCTTTACCAAATCAACAAACCCTAGAAAGAATATTGTCTTTAAAGCAACCCATATAATTCTTATTTCAGAAGTAACACACTCCACAAGCTAGCATAAAGGTTGATAAgaacaatttttaaaagaagaaaaaaattttgtatagAAATAGCAGCATGTATTGATTATAAAATGGAAAAGTTGACAGAATAATCATAAAAGATTCTGAATTACAAAAGCTCTAATAACTTGATAAAGCATAAATAGACATGATCAACTGAGTGAGACTTCAAATCCTCCTAATGAATTCAATTGACTGAAAActtatagttttttaatatgGCCAAACAATGATGCACTATCTCCTGAAAGGAGAAGTCAGGAGATAAGCCTAGATCATCTAATTTGTTGgtggaaaaaattaatataagatttaaaaattatatattgagGGATGAAAAAGAGGCTTCCTTTTGAAACATAACTCACCCTAAGGACACTGTGACAAGCAACAGACCGTTTAGAAACTCTTGGAAAACCATCTCTAAGGTGCACCCTTTTGTTTATATCACCCACACTTCTCTACGTAGGGGATGGAAAGCATATGCGGTTTTGGGAGGACAAATATATAGGATACATTCCTATGTGTGAATCATCTCTCATCTTCATCATATAAGTTTCTATAATTTTTGATGTGTTATTCAACCATCTTATTCAAAGTTGGAATTGGAATCTCAAATTCAAAAGGAATTCCAATgtgagagaaattaaaaaatacataaaacttATGGAGGTGGAGAATTCATTCAGATacataaaatgaagaaagatgGAAGATTATGGAAGATACAGTCCTGCAATACTCATTCCTCCTTTCAAGGGTCAGAGAAAAGCCTGCTTGTCTACAATGGGATGAATTACTTGGTTTATATAGTCTCGCCTTATCTAGTTAATCGATATTTTAATCTCTGTTTAAGAATTAGGGTATAGAGGTATTTAAGATTGAGAAGTTACAGTAGCAAATTCTATGAGAGACCTTTTGTAGTATGGGAAAGAAGCAGATCAACCATGTTAATTGGAAGCTAATTTCTCATCCTACCTAGAGTTAAGGAGGGTTGGGGATTAGAGATTTAAGAAAGAATGAAGCATTTCCTCTGAAGTGAATTCTCTTTCACAGAAGGTATAAAGAAGTATTCAGGACTTTTAAGAGTAAGGAAGGGATTCTAAGTTGTGTTTAGAGAATTCATGTAAGGCATTATCTAAAATcaatccaatttttttcaaaccattAGGAAATTAATGATGGGTGAGAACAGATTTGGTTTTAAGACAATGTTGCATTGGAGAAACTCCATCGTTTTTTCTGGAGCTCATAAGGTATCTACTAAGTGTAGGttaattttctctcataattCATTTGGGTgccacttttttttatttgtaatttttaaggATGGAGAACTCAGTGAATTAACATCTCttcttttacttattttgagattttctttaggaaaatataaaagaaactaCTGAGTTGTGGTAGGTTGGAATCCTTAGGAGGTTTTTCTTTCAACTATTCTTCAATTGGTTCATTGGTTGCTTATTCAGCTAAAAAACTACCAAAATGGTTTATATGGAAGGCAAAAGTCCCCTCTAAGATTATAATTTTGTCTTGGGTAACTGCTCCTGGTATGGTTAATACCTTTCTAAGTATTAAATCTTGATGGCTCAAGTTTATTTGTCTCAAGATTGGTGCATTACATGCTGAAACCAGCATAGAGCTTTAACTCTTTGTTCCTATACTATCCCCTAACTTTTTAATTGGCTTAAATTTTCTAGAGACTAATATTGATGGTATTAGTACCTAAGTATAGACTCTCATTGTTTATGGCATACCACTATGCATTTGCTGGAGAGCAAGTTGTGGCCCTTTAGAGAACCCTCCTGTGGTTGTCTATGTTATTACGAAAGGGATATATTGCATACTTGAGGAAGATAAGAATGTAGATTTCGAGCTACAATGGGAAAGGCATCTAAATACGTATATTAATGAAAGATATTAAGAAAGTTACACGTAAAGAAGGCCTATGTGATTGCTTATGAACCCTATGTACAGTTACCCATGTTAGATCCAATTTCCCCTGATTTTAACTTTCTATTGTACTGACTTATGAAATTCTAcatgccgtccaatttttctgAGCAGCTAATAACCATCGAACAAAGTCCAAATCAATCCCCACTTTGATCTAGAAGCAATCAACGTTAAACTAAGCCTTACAATATATTATGCTGCAATATAACTCCTGAGTAAATTAACAACTTCAGAAGGAGaacaagttaaaaaaagaaagaaagacagcCATGTAAATGGTAAACAAAATGGGAAGACAGATTACCTTTGCCTCAAGAAGATGGCCAAACTTTTCAAATGCGTCTTTTAAACCTCTATCAGATGTTGACCATGAAAGGCCACCAATAAAGCAACGGTACTCCACCTCCTCTGACATACTCACAGCCAGACTTTGctccaaaacaaaattaaacgataaaataaaaaaaaacatgaaagagaaaaaagctCATATCTTGTATTTTCTTTGTCAAAATTCTTGATATTGTTAATGTGAGTTCCATATGCCAAGTGAAGAAACAGATTCATATCATAGCAAGTCCCCTCGaaagaaaattctaaaaacAAATGTAGATATCACAAACAAAAATAGCCATGACTGCAAAAACCTATtctttaataaacaaattatcaCCCACCCCCAGATTTGCATTTATGTAAAGCACTATAATCATAAAACCACTCTGAATTATTGACATCAAATAGTAGACCAAGATTTCTTTTAAGGATTTTATGGGTTTGCTTGATAACATAAACTTCAAGGTTCAGCCCTTTCCAAAACAGATCTGGTTTGGCTAAATATGAGCACTGGCCTGATTCTAACTGATCATATGCAATAAGCCTGAATCAGCAGGATAATGTAAACTTCAAGATTGGGCATTTTCCAAAACAGATCTGGTTTGCCAGGCTAGGTTTAAACCCAATAAGTTACTTTATGGAATTACAATCTACTTGTATAATTTTGATCacaaataacatgttattatgtgatttaagggataaacaatattgaaaataatagaaAAGTTTATTTCAAGGattgtatttataatgaataaggAAAAAGTATAGTTAATGGAGTATATATCGTTAGCACAAATCCTAGCAACTCCATCGCAAGCAAGTGATAGGAAGCAAAACAACATGGGTAACTGCTCAATGTCAGAGACAACATCTCATGGATTGAAACTTAAAGTGACAGCCAGAAAAGAAAAGGCAGTAGCAAAGTGAGACAAAGAGGgaaattaagagaaaatttaTCACAAAATAGGTTTTAGACCTAGTGCTGTAACTTATAGGCAATGATCAAGTGGGTAGCGCtatgaaattaattcaaaaaaattattaacaagtGAAAGAtgtccaatttttaaaattttataacattttggggttagttttattcaattttctaGTAACCTAAAATCGCACCAGCACTAAATTAATATCAAAGGCATAAACATGCGCCAACCTGACAATCTATGGGTCAGATAGGATAGCAAGTTTAGTGCTCACCCCTGAACCTGTGTtagaattattaaaatcatcatGGCATAGTAAGAAAGTAGTGTTTCAGGAGATAAAATGCAACACACAAAACAAATTGCATGTATGAAGGCATTCTAAGGAGAAAAATTATCAGTATTACTAAAAGAAAGAATTATAACGAGAGAACTGTTCATTATTCCTTTAATAAACAgtctaataattaattatgaattataatttttttctttttgcttcaaTCATCTGTAGTTAacactaataaaattttctggTTGATCAGTCgacaagaaaaaattttgaaactacaTGAGGTCCCCTTCAATTTATGTAAACTTAACAAGGTAAATATAAATTcctaagtttaatttatttatgattaaaaatacGATATCTTCTGAAATAATTTACCTCAACTATTTGGCCCACTGAAACAAATTTGTGACTAGAAATGAACTCATATTATATACCCCACCAAAGCACATCCTTTTAGTTGTGCGCCTGAGTAAATTCCACAGAGAAATTAACTCTGAAAAGCGCCAACTGCCTAGACAgtgaacaaaagaaaaaagcaaacaaATTAACGGAAAAAAAGCTTTGACTTAGTTTATCTTAAGAAGCCAATGTCATACATACATCTTGATGGTTGTcatcatttttcagtttgacCATATATAATTgcaaacaacaaaagaaaacacCTCCAACATTAAtaaacaggaaaaaaagattttaatgtattttaattctctaattactgACAGCTTACGAAACTCCAAAGTGCTGAGAtctcaacaaaataaaaaagcaatcAAATTTATATCCGACATGAAGATACTAAGGAAAAGATAGATCTAGTTATATAGATATGGACTTCAATTTAGAGGAATTACTATGAGAAGTGAGAATTTGCATACCAGAAAAGCACGCGTGAGAATTCGATTATTAAAGAGATCTTTTGGCTTCGCTTGGTATTTGCTTCGAACAAACCCTAGAATGAAGTGACTGTGAGAACCAGAATCAAAGACAACAAGGGTCACCGCAGACTCGTTGTGCTGGCAGACTGGCTATgtgatttcattttctctttttctaaatGACCCTTCCGGGTTAAGAATTTACGTGGGATAACAGCTATGTAACCCCTAAGGTTTGCTTGGGTATTGATAAGTGTTTTTAAAACCCATCGGATTCACCCATTTAACcagttaaattataaattaatttatgatctaatgtatttttataatttgatttaatctataTGTAAATACTAACTTATTTGATTTAGTCAAACTTAATAAacttattgaataaaaaaatatttaaaattaataatttgtaattaattttttttaatctatttaacataatattaattgtttaattaatatatttaaaattatgttttatgtttaaaaaatatgataaatatttaacattataaaaaaatacataataatttgaaaataagttgAACCGATTGGTTGTCTGATTCAACTGGTCGAatcataaactaataaaatgaGTGGTTTAATCAtcgattcgattttaaaaatattaataataatttaaaacccCTGTCATTTCATTTATACTTGGCTATAAGTATTTTAACCAAAATATACAGAGAGTGagatataaataacaataaaattatgtgtataaataataaatataattttatacataaataataatatgttattatatgattgagtattattttatttctaatttaaaattatttaattaaataataaaatattattatttatacataaaattatacatattatttatatatataatactactttTATAAactatataacctaaaatagaaataacactgttttttttaaaacatttcttGCCACCACACTCTATCAGTAAAGTTGTAGATGGCCTAAACAAGAAGCCCATTTAGCCCTGGCAATTGGTCGAATCGACCCGTGTCAAAAAAAGCATGACTTAGTTAGGCATGACCCATAAACTTGTAAACCGTGGCCGAGCATGCTTTTAAGGTGGGACATATTGGGCCTACAAAAAAACTGATGGGTTGTCTTGCTACAACTTgcaaaaatataacatattattaaaattatttaaaaaaactaatttttggCAAATCAAGCTACAAAACACGTGAATTGCCCCATAAAAAGCTCACAAAGACATGATCCAAAGGGTCacaagtagggttggattcaaatcgggagctcaagctcggctcagTTTATATATAACAGAACTCTCagtttgacttattttaaactagagtttttaactattttgtaattaaaacgacatcgttttaatacatattagtcaaaatgatgtcgttttgtattaacatttttaattgaaaaatttaatgagtagttcaaactcgagctcaagcggactcggttcgagtccaaccctagcCATGAATTGTGCCTCAAGACTTAGTGTCAAGGTGTGATATGGGACAATGTTTTTGATTTgtgaaaggaaaataaagataaaacatgaaaagaaaagatatcAAATGAAGATCTACATTAAGAAAGAGGTTTAGTGAAAAAGGcgaatgaagagaaaaataatggaAGACCATGGAAAGATGATGATAGCATGGAAAAGCAATTAAAACATTGAAGAAATAATCCAAAGGAAGGAGGATGATGTACCACCTGATGTGACAATCAAAGAAGATAAAGCACATAGTGTGATAACTAAGAATGATGTGACATATGAGGTAGCGTCTTGTTTGGCAACTGCGATGTGATGATATGAGCATATATGATGATATGGAGTTATATTGAAAgccttataaatatgaaataaagatTTCTAGTTAAGGggaatttagtttaaattaagaatcttTGTGACATTTGGCTTAAAATAAGTTTGTTAATCTAGTATGGTTAATtgaatcttttaataatattagttctaataaatttaagagtcctattttaatttaaaaataaaaaattttaggattttattatttagtaaagTTTAATTACACTAGTTTTCCTAGTCTAATTGTGAAAAATAAgtctatataaaaatatgagtcttgtcatttatttaagttatcaataaaatttatatttgagttttattaataattattttgtaaagattacatcaaattcttatttattttttcattcgtTGAATGATATCAATCCTTTATCATCTTTGTTAACAATATCATAATTGCATCATTGTTTGTCTTGCATCAAGGTAGGTGTTACATCCTAACCTATTGTTATGTCTAACCCTACCCACATAGTCATTGTTAGTGATCCTTAAGCTTACCATGACCTTTGTTAGTTTGTCTCTTATCATAGTCTTTTTGTCCTTTTCTCCAAAA contains:
- the LOC123213942 gene encoding glycine-rich RNA-binding protein RZ1A-like, whose translation is MSEEVEYRCFIGGLSWSTSDRGLKDAFEKFGHLLEAKVVVDKFSGRSRGFGFVTFDEKKAMEDAIEAMNGIDLDGRTITVDKAQPQGSLKDHDGDHYHSRDRGRDRDHNRDYSGGRGSNGGECFKCGKPGHFARECPNEGVKGGRYGGRDDKHGSSGGRYGPDRNGDRFGGRNRDGGNRGGSGGDRYNRDRSGPYERRGGGFRSG